The genomic window GCTTTAAACCCTGTTCCCCAGCTGCCTTTTATTTTCGTATCTGTTAAATCAAATAGATAAGATGCGCTCGCTTTATAGGTGAGATGGGTCTTGAATTTCGAATGTTCATCCACTCTTATCCCGGCAAGCAGGTTAAAATTATCCCAGTTAAGTTCATTTTGTAAATACCAGCCATGGTTGACAGCGCTGGACTTTGGAAATTCTGTTTCAGCCCCTCCAAAACCAAAGTCAAGATAGTAATAAGAATCCCCTGTTTCTTTTTGCCAGTCATAGCCAAAAACTATTGTATCAAATTCTTTGATGTAGAAATTATTCTGAAAATCTATTTTTGTTGTCCGGCCTTCATACCAGTCCCGGAGATAATCTATTACTGCCCCGTTATTGTCATCGTGGTCCCTGCGAAAGTTTCTCATCCAGGAATATTGCAATTTATAATTCCACCACTCTATCGGCTTATGTTCCAGGTAAGGAGATACTATGATCTGCTCATACCAGCCTTTTTTATTAGGGTCGTCACCGCCCACGCCGGCCCAGTCGTCATATTCGAATGCTGAATTTATATAATGGGCTGTGTTGCCAAAGACAAGATTGTCAGTTATCTCATAGTCTAATCTATTGGAAATACTGGTGTTATAATAAGGGTCTTTTTCGGGGTTATTGTCTCTTTTCTGGGCTTTTGAAATACCGCGGCTGTCAGTTCTTGAAACGCCGGCAGAAAAACGCAGGCCTTTATATTCACCTCCTAAATTTAACACCTCCCGGTATGTGTCAAAAGAACCGGCTTCTGAAAGTATTGAAACCGACGGCTTGCCTTTGCCTTTTTTGGTTATAATATTAATAACTCCTCCGATTGCGTCAGAACCCCAGAGCGCTGATTGCGGCCCCTTTACGATTTCGATCCGGTCAACATTGTCAATAGTAAAATGCGCCAAGTCATAAGCGCCGTTAGGCGCCATCGGGTCATACATCTTTACCCCGTCCAGCATTATCAGTGTATGATTTGAGTTTGTTCCCCGGGTAAATACCGATGTCGGCCCGCCGAAACTTCCTGTCTGGACTATACTCACTCCCGGAACTTCTCTTAATGCCTCTTTAACCGTTCTTTTTCCCCTGGCCTGAAGCTCTTCTCCCTCAAGAACAGTAAGCGTTCCGCTCACATCGCCAATCGCCTGTTCTGTTCTGGCGGGCGTAACGACTATCTCTTTTAGGTCAACGGTCGCAATATCTTTTTCCTCTGCCCCGGTTGGCTGAACAACAATTACCAAAAACAATCCTGCAATAATAAAAAACCTAGTTAATTTTGTCATATTCACCCTTTCTTCCCTTACTATGAGCTATGAGCTAACAGCTATGAGCTAACTTACTCGTGTTTACTAAATCTTTCTTATCACCAGCGGAGCGCCGGTAACAGGGTTAGTTTCAACTGCGCAATCAGCGCCATAAACATCTTTGATGGTTTGGCCGGTTATTACCTCATCAGGTAAGCCGGTAGTGTAGATCCGGCCCTGTTTTAATAAAATCAGTCTCCGGCAATAATCAGCCGCCGCATTTAAGTCATGAGTAACCATGACCACGGTCAGGTTGTTTTCTGCGTTCAGCCTCTTTATCAGATTAAGTATTTCGATCTGATGGTTTATGTCCAGGTGGGCAATGGGTTCGTCTAAAAGAAGTATCCGGGGCTTCTGGGCAAGCGCTTTGGCAATTATCACCATCTGCCGCTCTCCGCCGCTAAGCTCATTTATGTCTCTTTCAGCCAGCTTTAAAGTATCAGTCAATAACAAACTGGACTTTGCGATTTCAAAATCCTTTTTACTTTCTAACTCTAATTTCCCCAGATGAGGAGCCCGGCCCATAAGCACTATTTCCATGACATTGAACGAAAAGTTAATCGGGCTTTCCTGAAGAACCACGGCAATATTTTTAGCGGCCGTCCGGCTGTCTAATTGGTATATATCCTGGTTATTGAGCAAGATTTCGCCGCTAAACGGTCTTAAAACCCGGCTAATAGCCCTGATCAAGGTAGATTTACCCGACCCATTAGGCCCGATAATCCCGACAAAATCTCCTTCGTTTATGTTAAACGAAATATCCTTTAAAACGGTTTTCAAACCATAGCCGACAAAGATAT from Candidatus Omnitrophota bacterium includes these protein-coding regions:
- a CDS encoding TonB-dependent receptor plug domain-containing protein, giving the protein MTKLTRFFIIAGLFLVIVVQPTGAEEKDIATVDLKEIVVTPARTEQAIGDVSGTLTVLEGEELQARGKRTVKEALREVPGVSIVQTGSFGGPTSVFTRGTNSNHTLIMLDGVKMYDPMAPNGAYDLAHFTIDNVDRIEIVKGPQSALWGSDAIGGVINIITKKGKGKPSVSILSEAGSFDTYREVLNLGGEYKGLRFSAGVSRTDSRGISKAQKRDNNPEKDPYYNTSISNRLDYEITDNLVFGNTAHYINSAFEYDDWAGVGGDDPNKKGWYEQIIVSPYLEHKPIEWWNYKLQYSWMRNFRRDHDDNNGAVIDYLRDWYEGRTTKIDFQNNFYIKEFDTIVFGYDWQKETGDSYYYLDFGFGGAETEFPKSSAVNHGWYLQNELNWDNFNLLAGIRVDEHSKFKTHLTYKASASYLFDLTDTKIKGSWGTGFKA
- a CDS encoding ABC transporter ATP-binding protein, which codes for MVKNINSLIQLKNIFVGYGLKTVLKDISFNINEGDFVGIIGPNGSGKSTLIRAISRVLRPFSGEILLNNQDIYQLDSRTAAKNIAVVLQESPINFSFNVMEIVLMGRAPHLGKLELESKKDFEIAKSSLLLTDTLKLAERDINELSGGERQMVIIAKALAQKPRILLLDEPIAHLDINHQIEILNLIKRLNAENNLTVVMVTHDLNAAADYCRRLILLKQGRIYTTGLPDEVITGQTIKDVYGADCAVETNPVTGAPLVIRKI